TTTTCACCAGTTGCCGGGAGCGGCGCAGCAGTACTTCGCCGGCGTCGGTGAGGACCGCCTTGCGCCCGTCGATGCGCAACAGTGGCACGCCGAGCTGGTCTTGCATGCGGGCCACGGTGTAGCTCACCGAGGACTGCGAACGGTGCAGCGCTTCAGCCGCCTGGGCGAAGCCGCCATGGTCGACCACGGCTTGCAGCGTGCGCCATTGATCGAGGGTAACGCGGGGCGCTTTCAAGATGGGTTCCTCTTGTCCTAAGCTGGCAATCCTTATTGGAGACTGCCGAATGAGAAAATTCTGTTGTGTGTTGCTGGCGCTGCTGCCGATGAGCGCGTTTGCCTACCCCATCGACGTGTCTAAAAAGATCGACGGCGTGAGCATCGACTACACCGCGTCCGACGTGGACGGCGACATCAGCTCGATCCAACTGAATAACTACGGCACGAATGACGCCGTGTGTTCGGTAATCTTTACCAACGGCCCGGAAGCGCCACGGCGCCGTACCGTCACCGTACCGGCGGGCAAAAGCACCAACACCACGGTCAAGTTCAATCGCGCCATTATCAAGATGCGAATCGCTCTGGCGTGCGCCGCGAAATAACGCTGCAGCGGAGCGTGTCTACTGGAATACTCCGCTTATAAACAAATTTATAGATGGGTTATAGCAGTTTTTTGTGCTTTTTTATCGAATGGGCCTTAGTTAATCTTTTCTCCATCGCCTTACAGCATTTACAGATGGAGCCTACGAAGCCATGTCCAATGTTCTGATCATCGAAAGCAGCGCCCGCCAGCAGGATTCGATCTCCCGCCAACTGACCCGGCAGTTCATCAGCCAATGGCAGGCCGCCCACCCGGCGGATCAGATCACCGTGCGCGACGTGGCACTCAATCCGGTTCCGCACCTGGACGCCAACCTGCTCGGCGGCTGGATGAAACCCACCGAACAGCGCAACGACATCGAACAGGCTTCGCTGGATCGCTCCAATGAATTGACCGATGAGTTGCTGGCCGCCGACGTTCTGGTGCTGGCCGCGCCGATGTACAACTTCGCCATCCCCAGCACCCTCAAAGCCTGGCTGGACCACGTGCTGCGCGCCGGTGTGACCTTCAAGTACACCGCCACCGGCCCTCAGGGGCTGCTGACCGGCAAGCGCGCCATCGTGCTCACCGCTCGCCGCGGCATCCACACCGGTGCCAGCTCGGATCACCAGGAACCGTACTTGCGTCAGGTGATGGCCTTTATCGGGATTCATGACGTCACCTTCATCCATGCAGAAGGGGTCAACCTGAGTGGGGACTTCCAGGAGAAGGGCATCAACCACGCCAAGGCGTTGCTGGCACAGGTTGCCTGATCCTTTAATCGCCAGATAATCGCGCAATGTTTATCTAGCCCCACGCAACCCTTCAAGTACGCGTATCGAACCTCCCTTTGCACTTGTTGCTCCTGAGTGCTCCTACCCGACTGCCGCTATAGCGAGGTCGGGTTTTTTTTGCCCCGAGTTTCGTGAAACGCTGAAAACCTTTAATGTCGCGCCCATTCGAAACGAGGCGCGCATGGGCTATTTACTGGTTGTCACCCTGATTCAGGCATTTTCCTTCAGCTTGATCGGCGAATACCTCGCCGGTCATGTCGACAGCTACTTCGCCGTGCTGGTGCGCGTGGTGCTGGCCGGGCTGGTGTTTATCCCGCTGACCCGCTGGCGCTCGGTGGCGCCGCCCTTCATGCGCGGCATGCTGCTGATCGGCGCCTTGCAGTTTGGCGTGACCTACGTGTGCCTGTACCTGAGCTTTCGCGTGCTGACGGTGCCGGAGGTGCTGCTGTTCACCATCCTTACGCCCCTGCATGTGACCCTGATCGAAGACGCCCTCAACCGCCGCTTCAACCCCTGGGCGCTGGTCGCCGCACTGGTGGCGGTGGCGGGCGCGGCGGTGATTCGCTTCGACCAGGTCACCCCGCACTTCCTCATGGGCTTCCTGCTGCTGCAACTGGCCAACTTCACCTATGCCGCCGGGCAGGTGATGTACAAGCATCTGGTGGCGCGTTACCCCAGTGACCTGCCGCACTACCGGCGCTTCGGCTACTTCTACCTGGGCGCCTTGATCGTGGTGTTGCCGGCGTTCCTGCTGTTCGGCAAGGCCAACTTCCTGCCCGATGCACCGCTGCAATGGGGCGTGCTAGTGTTCCTCGGCCTGGTCAGCACGGCACTCGGTATGTACTGGTGGAACAAGGGCGCGTGCCTGGTGCACGGCGGCACCCTGGCGGTGATGAACAACCTGCATGTGCCGGTGGGGTTGCTGCTGAATTTGCTGATCTGGAACCAGCATGAACCGCTGGGCCGTCTGGCGTTGGGCGGGTTGGTGATCATCGGGGCGGTGTGGGTCAGCCGGTTGGGCGTCAAGTCGCCCAACCGCTCCGAGGCTTAAATCGCGTGACTTTCCGGGGCCGGCAAATGGCTGGCCCCCAGCACCGCCGGCAGTACGCCGGCGCGTAAATCATTACCGCTCGGCTGCTGGTACAGGCTCAAACCAAACTCCGGCAACACCGCCAGCAAATAATCGAAGATATCCCCCTGGATCCGCTCGTAATCCGCCCACGCCGTGGTGCGGGTGAAGCAGTAGATCTCCAGCGGCACGCCTTGGGCGCTGGTTTGCATCTGGCGCACCATGCAGGTCATGTTCGGCTGGATGTCCGGGTGGCTTTTCAGATAGGCCAGGGCATAGGCGCGGAAGGTGCCGAGGTTGGTCATGCGGCGCCGGTTGGCCGACAGTTGCGCGCTATGGCCTTGGGCTTCGTTCCAGGCCTTGAGTTCGGCCTGCTTGCGCCCGATGTAGTCGGTGAGCAGGTGCACCTGGGTCATGCGCAGTTCTTCATCGTCGCGCAGAAAACGCACGCCGCTGGCGTCGATAAACAGGCTGCGCTTGATGCGGCGCCCGCCGGAAGCCTGCATCGAGTTCTTGAACGACTCGGACATCAGGCGCCAGGTCGGGATGGACACGATGGTCTTGTCGAAGTTCTGCACCTTGACCGTGTGCAAGGTGATGTCCACCACGTCACCGTCGGCGCCGACCTGGGGCATTTCGATCCAGTCGCCGACCCGCAGCATGTCATTGCTGGTGAGCTGCACGCTGGCGACAAATGACAACAGGGTGTCCTTGTACACCAACAGAATCACCGCCGACATCGCACCCAGCCCTGACAGCAGCAGCAGCGGCGAGCGGTCGATCAGGGTGGCGACGATGATGATCGCGGCAAACACGAACAGCACCATCTTCGCCAACTGCACATAACCCTTGATCGAGCGGGTGCGGGCGTGTTCGGTGCGTGCGTAGATGTCCAGCAAGGCGCTGAGCAGGGCGCTCATGGCCAGCGTCATGAACAGGATGGTGAGCGCCAGGGCCACGTTGCCGATAAACAGGATCGCGGTCTTGCTCAGGTCCGGCACCAGGTACAGGCCGAACTGGATCACCAGTGACGGCGTCATCTGCGCCAGGCGATGGAAGACTTTATTGTGCCGCAGGTCATTGAGCCAATGCAGCGCCGGTTGCCGGCCGAGCAATTTGACGGCGTGGAGGATGAGGTAACGCGCCACCCGTCCGAGCAGCAGCGCCACTACCAGCAACACCAGCAAGCCCAGGCTTGCATGCAGCAGCGGGTGTTGATCGAGAGCGCCCCAGAGGTCCTGGGCGTTGAGCCAGAGCTGTTTGATATCCATGGGTGTAACCGATTCTTCTGTGAGACAAGACGGGGCGATTAGAGCATTTAAGTGCAGTAAAGTTAGGGTTCAGGACAAATATGCTGACAAAAAAGCAGCTGATTAGCGCCGTTCGCGTAAAGACACTCGGTTTGGACGCCCGAAACCGGTACCCTATGCAGCTGATTTTTTGTATTTCTTCGAGGTAGCACCCGTGTTTTCCCAATTCGCCCTGCACGAACGCCTGCTCAAAGCCGTGGCCGAGCTAAAATTTGTCGAGCCTACGCCTGTGCAAGCAGCGGCCATCCCGCTCGCGCTCGAAGGGCGTGACCTGCGGGTGACGGCTCAAACCGGGAGTGGCAAGACTGCCGCCTTCGTCCTGCCGATTCTGAACCGTCTGATCGGCCCGGCCAAAGTCCGCGTCAGCATCAAGACCCTGATCCTGCTGCCGACCCGCGAGCTGGCGCAGCAGACCTTGAAGGAAGTGGAGCGCTTCTCGCAGTTCACCTTCATCAAGTCCGGCCTGATCACCGGTGGCGAAGACTTCAAGGTCCAGGCCGCCATGCTGCGCAAGGTGCCGGACATCCTGATCGGCACCCCGGGCCGCATGATCGAGCAACTCAACGCCGGCAACCTCGACCTCAAGGAGGTCGAAGTGCTGGTGCTGGACGAAGCCGACCGTATGCTCGACATGGGCTTTGCC
The genomic region above belongs to Pseudomonas poae and contains:
- a CDS encoding 3-phosphoglycerate kinase; translation: MRKFCCVLLALLPMSAFAYPIDVSKKIDGVSIDYTASDVDGDISSIQLNNYGTNDAVCSVIFTNGPEAPRRRTVTVPAGKSTNTTVKFNRAIIKMRIALACAAK
- a CDS encoding FMN-dependent NADH-azoreductase, which codes for MSNVLIIESSARQQDSISRQLTRQFISQWQAAHPADQITVRDVALNPVPHLDANLLGGWMKPTEQRNDIEQASLDRSNELTDELLAADVLVLAAPMYNFAIPSTLKAWLDHVLRAGVTFKYTATGPQGLLTGKRAIVLTARRGIHTGASSDHQEPYLRQVMAFIGIHDVTFIHAEGVNLSGDFQEKGINHAKALLAQVA
- a CDS encoding carboxylate/amino acid/amine transporter — protein: MGYLLVVTLIQAFSFSLIGEYLAGHVDSYFAVLVRVVLAGLVFIPLTRWRSVAPPFMRGMLLIGALQFGVTYVCLYLSFRVLTVPEVLLFTILTPLHVTLIEDALNRRFNPWALVAALVAVAGAAVIRFDQVTPHFLMGFLLLQLANFTYAAGQVMYKHLVARYPSDLPHYRRFGYFYLGALIVVLPAFLLFGKANFLPDAPLQWGVLVFLGLVSTALGMYWWNKGACLVHGGTLAVMNNLHVPVGLLLNLLIWNQHEPLGRLALGGLVIIGAVWVSRLGVKSPNRSEA
- a CDS encoding mechanosensitive ion channel family protein; this encodes MDIKQLWLNAQDLWGALDQHPLLHASLGLLVLLVVALLLGRVARYLILHAVKLLGRQPALHWLNDLRHNKVFHRLAQMTPSLVIQFGLYLVPDLSKTAILFIGNVALALTILFMTLAMSALLSALLDIYARTEHARTRSIKGYVQLAKMVLFVFAAIIIVATLIDRSPLLLLSGLGAMSAVILLVYKDTLLSFVASVQLTSNDMLRVGDWIEMPQVGADGDVVDITLHTVKVQNFDKTIVSIPTWRLMSESFKNSMQASGGRRIKRSLFIDASGVRFLRDDEELRMTQVHLLTDYIGRKQAELKAWNEAQGHSAQLSANRRRMTNLGTFRAYALAYLKSHPDIQPNMTCMVRQMQTSAQGVPLEIYCFTRTTAWADYERIQGDIFDYLLAVLPEFGLSLYQQPSGNDLRAGVLPAVLGASHLPAPESHAI